The genomic DNA ATTTACTAAGATATCTGGCTACtacgtattttgtttttagggatccgtacccaaagggtaaaaacgggaccctattacagactccactgtccgtctgtctgtctgtttgtcaccaggctgtatctcatgaaccgtgatagctaggcagatgaaattttcacagatgatgtattcctgttgccgctataacaacaaatatacgTACTAAAAACAGATACAGATACAAATACTGTAAAATAAATACTCCCATACAACTAACgcattttttttgccgttttgttTTATAAGTACCCCATATTGCAcctaatatacataataattatgtaatgaaAACATCGGCCCTATTACCTCGTTACCTCTATAAAACCTTAAATCACCTTTACACACTAATTACTTAGCTTTTAACCTTGATCTAGCTCTAATTTTCTCCTGACTCAAGGTTTACCTTATCAACGCTAAACTAACATTTAAAGCAAAATAAACCCTAGTTACTAATGGTAAAGTTGGTTATCCCTTGACACGGTTTCATTAATCAGAgcaatcaattaactttagttTTCAGTTAATTTTGTTAAAAGTAATGAAGGTGCTTAGGCAATGAAGTAACTTTTGTCAAAGGCATAACATTAAAGACGAAATCGTATATTTAATTAAGGTTTTATTCATTTACATTATACAATAAACAACTAAGGATTTTTATATTGCAGTAACATCATCAAcaccgggttcgaatcctgctaagggcatttatttgtgtgttcatcagttcatcacaaatatttgttcctgagttatggatgttttctatgtatataagtaattatatacgtgtatattatatatatcgtcgtctagtacccacaacacaagcattgagcttactgtgagaCCAGGCcccaattgtcataaacttagcaagagaaatatctgtttttttcgatataataaagttttttttaataatacaatgatggtagcaaacaggaatacggcacgcccgatggtaagtggtaatcgtagcccatggatgcctgtgacgtcagcaacagcgattttacaattgtcgcacctgtcacgttggtgaaacaggggccaggttgatctgtgtaaaattgtcctataatatttatttatttattatttatcatgtgtataaatataaatataaactaacaGTGACAGTGTTGGTATAATCAAAGtaatttcaatatatttttccAGCCATGCTACACTCGCAATTGGGAGCTCCAAGTGCAATTCAAAGTCCACGGACGTGGCAAAGACCTTTTCGGAGACGGCTTGGCTCTGTGGTACGTCAAGGACCGAATGATGTACGGACCCGTGTTCGGTAGCAAGGACTATTATACCGGTCTGGCTATTATACTGGACACGTATAGCAACCACAATGGAGCGCACAACGTAAGTTTAAATAACCTCCACTGGCAGGTAGGTGTTACCTACGGgcaggcgtggttcactccgcgatttcgtcgcgtcgctacaagtacatgcggctcacaccaattttggtgtctagcagtagatGTTGCCGCGCTCCGCTACGGAACGGAGGCCTACTCGCGCCACCTTGAGATCACATCTGttgtaatagacgcgttttgttagagagtgatacttctgtacctagtactattatttattttgtgctacgggtgtgtttttatgtttaatttaaatCGCTCGAAAATAAATCCCATAGGAAACGGAGAACGAAAATGACGCAACACTATTCCCACACTACGGGGTCTTACTAGTAGATCGATTCCTTAAATTTCCCCCTAGACTGGCAACTTCTCAATTTGCTTATTGTTAATCtggtttacatacatacatataatctttcgcttccttcactttcataacattcctcatacacgctcgccggtttaaggtactcttgacctggcctttcttcaggatttccccaatCTGATCACAGAAAGTCCGCCGgagtctaccccttccaactccaacTTCCACTTAATCTGGTTTATTGGAACTGAATTACGTTCACGATGCAACACTCGCATTTTTCCTAGTCACCATTtctttttaaccttttaaccgccgtaGACAGACATAAGACAAACAAAATCGGGCTCATCTCGCCGCGGTctgataataataaataagacaAAACGTCATGTAATTTCGTACCACcagacacgagcacgctcgatgaaaaattctatggcggttaaaaggttcaCTAGACTTacatcgaccgggatatgaaccgtgattaccttcgagcaacacggaagggaggcggcattcgcactatttcccctctgccgaggtacaagattagcgcgtcaaaataatctagcgcgggtaataaaactagttgcacttggatttttcactagaccgagtccagacgcacgcgtgaacactgctgcacaaaaatgcctgtttgctcggttttttgttataaaaagaggtcggggacatcaaatttacaaaaagaaagtgttacattttacatttttttacatatcatacgttaaattacatttaaatacaattattatattttagtctcaagtaattgttggatttatcgattttgctcgctcagtacaaattgcggatcggtcgagcgacaaatccgacttctcatctctcagaatacaatgacatacttcaacgaaaatgtgttagtgtgcgtgttgtgacactagtcactcgtccgtacataaaaagagatcgaggtttgcaagatttgtctttgacgtgtgtcattttctatgtatttgtgtcgtcattacagattggattttgtacgtaagtgtgtgagaaatgcgactgtgtgcacctttccccccgcgaaaaatggcagaaagatttgtacggcgagatatcgcttggacccctcccttccgacgtgtcggaagccggtgttgctcgaaggtgattaccttttttattgttttcgagctcccgatattacCACGTTCAAGCCTTGACAACTTTGACAGCCACCCGCTTAGTTACTCGtaaacaagatgcatgtaactgcttCGAAATATCGTGAgttcgaaaacaatacaaaaggtaatcacggttcatatctcggtcaatataagtctagtgaaactaaccgtgaatcattcaaaacggttaaaaggttaattagAACTGTGGGAAGAGTTTAAAGGTTAATTAGacttaaaatgtgttttttagcACCAACACCCCTACATCTCGGCGACGGTGAACAACGGCAGTTTGCACTACGACCACGATAGAGACGGAACGCATACGCAACTAGCCGGCTGCGAGGCGAAATTCCGGAACTATAACCACGACACGCATCTCAGCATTGTTTACAAGGATGACACACTTATCggtatgttttttatttggctAGATCGCTATACAACAAGATTTTTGATTTACAAAAAGATTTAAACAAACTTTTATCGCCGATTGTATGTTAATTTTTAGGgctccatacccaaagggtaaaaacgggaccctactactaagactccactgtatgtctgtcaccaggctgtatctcattaaCCGTGGCTGTATctgatgccgctataacaacaaatactaaaaagtacggaatcctTGATGGGCgggtccggctcgcacttgtctggttttatttttacaacAGTAATTACTGTTCGTCAAGATGATTCGAACGAATCAAAGTCAATGATGTAGTGTTGTTTTATCACTTTGGTAAAAATGCTCTACAGGTCGTATTTTTCATCCGACGCTCTTGACTTTGCACATACGtgatttttattcaaaatggtGTAATTAGTGGAGCTACAGGGATTAACGAGGTCATAAAGCCACTAGTATAGTctataactagcgacccgccctggcttcgcacgggttaacaaattgtacacctaaaccttcaagaaccactctattgataggtggaaCCCACattaaaatccgttcagtagtgaTTTTATCGCgaaaaaacatacaaacacacaaacagaaaGACGCGGCGGTggactttgttttttaaggtgtagtgatataatCTATTTACCACTTTACAAAAACCGAACTACAACTAGTTAGCCAACTAGTTGTAGTTCTAACTACTAACACCCAAAGTACAGGCTCACTCAACAGGTAGctagtacatccgtcccacaccaattttggtggctagccataagccgcgcgtggcgctgtcgccacctagcggtcatatctatcctaatcgtaacagacgcgttttgttagagagtgaatcttctgtacctagtactattatttattctgtgctacaaTATCAAAACTTTTTATTCCAGTATCAACCGACTTGGAAGGCAAGAACGCTTGGAAGGAATGCCTCAGGGTGGAAAACGTGCTTCTACCCACCGGGTACTACTTCGGTGCTTCGGCGACGACGGGGGATCTGAGCGATAACCACGACATCATCGCTATCAAGATGTACGAGTTGGATCTGTTGGATTCTGTGAGTACCCACAAATATcgacactttttttttatatatattataggacatgattacacaaattgactaaccCCACgctaagctcaagaaggcttgtgttgtgggtacccagacaacgatatatataatatataaatataaatacttaaatacatagaaaacaaccatgactcaggaacaaatatctgtatcatcatacaaataaatgcccttaccaggattcgaacccgggaccatcggcttcataggcagggtaaCTTTTatgtttacaatatttacaactatacatataatactGAGCAAACCGGTAAAGTATAAACTGTGGCAGCGCCATTTAAGAGATAGTCTGGCTAATGAAAGTTGAACCTGAAAAAGCGCGTCAATTTAAAAAATCTAAGAGCCGCCTGCTATTTCTTGAAATTGCCGCGATTTTTTTAGGTTCAACTTTCactagccagactctagcatTGGGTCGTATACTTTGCCTACTTGAATATACATTTGACGCTTGACAATTCAGGTGACCGCAAAACAGATGGCGCAGTATAGCGTCATCTGTTTAGTATGTCAAACTAAGGGccacttttttttcttagactttacctcTGTATTACAATCAATTCTCTATGGCCTTACATAGCGACCGTGACAGGACTATTATTTGGCCGACGTCATGCATTACCCGTATGACGCGTAAAACGACTCAAAAAACTGAATTAAGGGAGGAACAATTGACGATTttggacccccccccccctaaaatccccgtttcctcctacgtcgtGCTACTgccatccgatgtccagactgCCCCCtgatttaaaatgacgtaatttatgaatagcccctaacacCATTTTTTAATTCATAGCAAAACAAAGACGAGGACCGCTCGCACATAATCCCATCAGCGCGGACCTTCGAGGCGCCCCGCGAACACATAGACGACCCGAAGCCCGCCATGTCCGGCGTCAAGACCTTCCTCTGGATGATGTGCATAGCCATCATTGTCATCGTGTGCGTTGTTCTTGGTATCATGTGGTACCAGAAGCGGCAGGAACATTCTAGAAAACGGCTGTATTAATGTGACCGTATCACCGTGAAATCCGTACATCCCGTCAGCCTAAACCTTCGAGGCGCCCCACAACCCGCCATGTCCGGCGTCAAGACCTGTGGATGATGTGCATAGCCATCATTGTCATCGTGTGCGTTGTTTTTGGTATCATGTGGTACCAGAAGCGACAGGAACATTCTAGAAAACGGCTGTATTAATATTGTATATCCCATCAGCCCAAACCTTCGAGGCGCCCCACAACCCGCCATGTCCGGCGTCAAAACCTGTGGATGACGTGCATAGCCTTCATTGTCATCGTTTGCGTTGTCCTTGGTATCATGtgttaccacagaataaaataaataatagtattaataaattacatcagatatgaccgctaggtggcgcaagcgcgagcaggcgtccgttccgcAACGGtacgcggcaactactactgctagacaccaaaattggtgtgggccgcatgtacttgtagcgacgcgacgaaatcgcggagtgagctacgcctggTACCAGAAGCGACAGGAGCACTCGAGAAAACGGCTGTATTGTCCTGTTATAAGATCATAAACCTTATTGTGAAGACTTAAGGTCTAGTTAAGAATGTTAGAACAGCAGTAGTGAATCCTAGAGTGAAACGGCAAGCTCGATGTAGATGGCGCTGCAGTGATGTTTTAACTGACAGGTGAGATATTTCAACATCCTTTTTCGAATGAAAATACATACAAGCCTTTTTTTTGTTTACTGATTTAGAAACTTGAAATATGTGCttgattatatttttttattgctgcattaaatttcacgaatataacatttatttaaatctatAGACAACAGATAACGGGAAATATATGTCAGTTGGAATCACTTCTCTAAAGCGCCCTCTGTATTTTCTGTTTTTAACCCCATTGAGAAattagggtacatcgccaattattagccagttttcaattactggccacctatactaaaatgaattctgtgtataggtgaatagaactcatttttgtaagaggcggccagttattgaacgagtgggttgtggataaatttcagttactggccattttccttatactgaaaatgagttttatttatctgtaaatagaattcatttttggaataggtggccagtaattgaaaactgactaataattggattttcgtaccttatatactaaaatgaactttgttcacctataaatagaaatcaaattaagtggccagtaattggggggtggctagtaattggcgatgtaccctactttggcaatattttttttattctttgacttgtttaaaatgtaaattgctTGCAAAAGTTATTTCTCGGCGTATTTATATGTACAATGTCCTGTTTGTAGTAAACTAGTGATGGGCATAATATTTTGTAAAGATCAATTTAGAAAACAATAATTGTAtcattgaatgtgttaaaatccATACGAGTTTTTGGTTTAATTTAACGTAGCTCATTTGTTTCATAATAATCGCCAACGAAGAACTAATTGCGAAGTTATATTTTCCTAATTGATTTTTATGAAGTATAGTTTGAGATGAGGGAGTGAATCTTATAAAGATAaaatttttgtgtaatttttattttagttactGTACAACAGACACAAGATTAATTATTTAGCACTTCCCTAGAATTATCTACTTTACGTTACTTCGTAACCTGTGTGAAATAGggtcgaaagtattaatttatgacccacttcgtaccttgtcacagtgacaatcaatatgaaagtcgctagggacctcatactatggtcactgtgacaaggtacaaaatgggtcataaatttAAACTTTCGACTGTACAAGGATGAATTAAAAGTTCAAATATGAATTTAAGTTGAATATTAACTTTACGC from Cydia fagiglandana chromosome 21, ilCydFagi1.1, whole genome shotgun sequence includes the following:
- the LOC134675207 gene encoding vesicular integral-membrane protein VIP36, whose product is MQQINFQLTQYVLAALFISPILAEWNTRDYVRREHSLTKPYQGSGMSVPYWDFLGSTIVTTNYVRLTPDLQSKSGAIWNTQPCYTRNWELQVQFKVHGRGKDLFGDGLALWYVKDRMMYGPVFGSKDYYTGLAIILDTYSNHNGAHNHQHPYISATVNNGSLHYDHDRDGTHTQLAGCEAKFRNYNHDTHLSIVYKDDTLIVSTDLEGKNAWKECLRVENVLLPTGYYFGASATTGDLSDNHDIIAIKMYELDLLDSQNKDEDRSHIIPSARTFEAPREHIDDPKPAMSGVKTFLWMMCIAIIVIVCVVLGIMWYQKRQEHSRKRLY